The Cynocephalus volans isolate mCynVol1 chromosome 2, mCynVol1.pri, whole genome shotgun sequence genome window below encodes:
- the LOC134370911 gene encoding LOW QUALITY PROTEIN: uncharacterized protein LOC134370911 (The sequence of the model RefSeq protein was modified relative to this genomic sequence to represent the inferred CDS: substituted 1 base at 1 genomic stop codon): MGQNNSTPLSLTLDHWRDVRARAHNLSVEIRKGKWRTFCSSEWPTFGVGWPPEGTFNVSVISAVKRIVFQEIGGHPDQVPYIVVWQDLAQSPPPWMPPSVKVAVVSSPERPSAPPRPPIYPATDDSLLLSEPPPYPAALPPPLAPQAVGPAPVQAPDISDPEGPAAGTRSRRARSPADDSGPDSTVILPLRAIGPPAEPNGLVPLQYWPFSSADLYNWKSNHPSFSENPAGLTGLLESLMFSHQPTWDDCQQLLQILFTTEERERILLEARKNVLGDNGAPTQLDNLINEAFPLNRPQWDYNTAAGRERLLVYRRTLVAGLKGAARRPTNLAKVREVLQGPAEPPSVFLERLMEAYRRYTPFEPSSEGQQAAVTMAFIGQSAPDIRKKLQRLEGLQDYSLQDLVREAEKVYHKRETEEEREERQKKEVEERERRRDKRQEKNLTRILAAVVSEKGSKDRQTGNLSNQARKTPRDKRSPLDKDQCAYCKEKGHWARECPRKKNVREAKVLSLDDXGSQGSDPLPEPRITLTVEGTPIEFLVDTGAEHSVLTQPLGRVGSRRTVVQGATGSKVYPWTTKRLLKAGHKQVTHSFLVIPECPAPLLGRDLLTKLKAQIQFSAEGPQVTWEDRPTLCLTLNLEEEYRLHEKPGPSSIDPSWLQLFPTVWAERAGMGLANQVPPVVVELRSGASPVAVRQYPMSKEAREGIRPHIQRFLDLGVLVPCQSPWNTPLLPVKKPGTNDYRPVQDLREINKRVQDIHPTVPNPYSLLSSLPPCHTWYSVLDLKDAFFCLKLHPSSQPLFAFEWKDPEKGNAGQLTWTRLPQGFKNSPTLFDEALHRDLAPFRALNPQVVLLQYVDDLLVAAPTYRDCKEGTQKLLQELSKLGYRVSAKKAQLCQREVTYLGYLLKGGKRWLTPARKATVMKIPAPTTPRQVREFLGTAGFCRLWIPGFASLAAPLYPLTKESIPFTWTEEHQKAFDHIKKALLSAPALALPDLTKPFTLYVDERAGVARGVLTQTLGPWRRPVAYLSKKLDPVASGWPTCLKAVAAVALLLKDADKLTLGQNVTVIASHSLESIVRQPPDRWMTNARMTHYQSLLLNERISFAPPAVLNPATLLPVESEATPVHRCSEILAEETGTRRDLKDQPLPGVPAWYTDGSSFIAEGKRRAGAAIVDGKRTVWTSSLPEGTSAQKAELVALTQALRLAEGKNINIYTDSRYAFATAHIHGAIYKQRGLLTSAGKDIKNKEEILALLEAIHLPKRVAIIHCPGHQRGNDPVATGNRRADEAAKQAALSTRVLAETTKPQELIEPTQVKAEPRELTPDRGKEFIQRLHQLTHLGPEKLLQLVNRTSLLIPNLQSVVREVTSRCQACVMTNAVPTYREIGKRQRGDRPGVYWEVDFTEVKPGRYGNRYLLVFIDTFSGWVEAFPTKTETALTVCKKILEEILPRFGIPKVLGSDNGPAFVAQISQGLATQLGINWKLHCAYRPQSSGQVERMNRTIKETLTKLALETGGKDWVALLPLALLRARNTPGQFGLTPYEILYGGPPPILGSGGTLGPDDNFLPVLFTHLKALEVVRTQIWDQIKEVYKPGTVTIPHPFQAGDRVLVRRHRPSSLEPRWKGPYLVLLTTPTAVKVDGIAAWVHASHLKPAPPSAPDESWELEKTDHPLKLRFRRRQNELE, translated from the coding sequence atgggacaaaataactctacccctctctccctcactctagatcactggagggacgtgagagcaagggctcacaatctgtccgtggaaatcagaaagggaaaatggcggaccttttgttcctccgagtggcccacgttcggtgtcgggtggccgccggaaggaacttttaatgtctctgtcatttccgcagttaaaaggattgtctttcaggaaatcgggggacacccggaccaagttccatatatcgtggtgtggcaagacctcgcccagagtcccccaccatggatgccgccctctgtcaaggtcgctgtcgtctccagtccagagaggccatccgctcctccccgaccccccatctacccggcaacagacgactcgctccttctctctgagcccccgccctatccggcagccctgccacctcctctggcccctcaggcggtcggaccggcgccggtccaggcgcccgatatttccgatcctgagggaccagccgcggggaccaggagtcgccgtgcccgcagtccggcagacgactcgggtcctgactccactgtgattttacccctccgagccataggacccccagccgagcccaatggcctagtccctctgcaatattggcctttctcttcagcagatctttataattggaaatctaatcatccttctttttctgaaaatccagcaggactcacggggctccttgagtctcttatgttttctcatcagcccacctgggacgattgccaacagctcctacagattctcttcaccacggaggaacgagaaaggattctccttgaggcccgcaagaatgtcctgggggacaacggggcccctactcaactcgacaacctcattaatgaggccttccccctcaatcgacctcagtgggactacaacacagccgcaggtagggagcgtctcctggtctaccgccggactctagtggcaggtctcaaaggggcagctcggcgccccaccaatttggctaaggtaagagaggtcttacaaggaccggcagaacccccttcggttttcttagaacgcctaatggaggcctataggagatacactccgtttgagccctcttctgaggggcagcaggctgcagttaccatggccttcatcggacagtcagccccagatattagaaaaaagttacagaggctagaggggctccaagattattccttgcaagatttagtgagggaggcagaaaaggtgtaccacaaaagggagacagaagaagaaagagaagaaagacaaaaaaaagaggtagaagagagagaaaggcggcgcgataagcgccaagaaaaaaacttgactaggattttggccgcagtggtaagtgaaaaaggttctaaagataggcagacagggaatttgagcaaccaggcaagaaagacacctagggataaaagatctcctctggacaaagaccagtgcgcatactgtaaagaaaagggtcactgggcaagagaatgtccccgaaagaaaaacgtcagagaagccaaagttctgtccctagatgactaggggagtcaaggttcggaccccctccccgaacctaggatAACACTGACCgtggaggggactcccattgagttcctggtcgatacaggggctgaacattcggttttgacccaacccctgggaagggtagggtccagacggacagtcgtacaaggagcaacagggagcaaagtctacccctggaccacaaagagacttttaaaggctggacataagcaggtgacccactcctttctggtcatacccgagtgccccgcccctttgttgggtagggacctcttaaccaaactaaaggcccagatccagttttctgctgagggcccacaagtaacatgggaagaccgccctacactgtgcctgaccctgaacctagaagaagaataccggctacatgaaaagccaggtccctcctctatcgacccatcctggctccaactttttcccactgtatgggcagagagggcaggcatgggactggccaatcaagtcccaccagtggtagtggaactaagatcaggtgcctcaccggtggctgttcgacaatatccaatgagcaaggaagcccgggaaggtatcagaccccacatccagaggttcttagacctaggggtcttggtgccctgtcaatcgccctggaatacccctctactacctgtaaaaaagccagggaccaatgactatcggccagtccaagacctgagagaaattaataaaagggtacaggatattcatcccaccgtcccaaacccttacagccttctgagttcccttccgccctgccacacttggtattcagtcttagatctcaaggatgcctttttctgcctcaagctacaccccagcagccagccgctattcgcgttcgagtggaaagacccagaaaaaggtaacgcaggtcagttgacctggacacggctgccccaagggttcaagaactctcccactctcttcgacgaggccctccaccgagatttggccccctttagggccctcaaccctcaggtagtgctactccaatatgtagacgacctcttggtggcagcccccacatatagagactgcaaagaagggacacaaaagctcctacaggaattgagtaaattagggtaccgggtatcggctaaaaaggcccagctctgccaaagagaggtcacctatctggggtacctactcaaagggggaaaaagatggctgaccccggcccgaaaggctactgttatgaagatccccgctcccacgacccccagacaggtccgtgaatttctgggcactgcaggattctgcaggctctggatccctgggtttgcttccctagctgcacccctgtatcccttaacaaaggaaagcatcccttttacctggactgaggaacatcagaaagcttttgaccacataaaaaaagccttactgtcagcccccgctttggccctcccagacctcaccaaaccatttactctatacgtagatgagagggccggtgtggcccggggagtgcttactcagactttaggaccctggcggcggccagtagcttacctatcaaaaaaattggatccggtggctagcgggtggccaacctgcctgaaagcggttgcagccgtggcactccttctcaaggacgcagataagttaaccttgggacagaatgtgactgtgattgcttcccatagcctcgaaagcattgtgcggcagccccccgaccggtggatgaccaatgccaggatgactcattaccagagcctgctgctaaatgaaaggatatcgtttgcaccccctgccgtcctgaacccagctaccctcctaccagtcgagtcggaagccaccccagtacacaggtgctcagagatcctcgccgaagaaactggaactcgacgagacctgaaggaccagccattgcccggggtgccagcctggtatacggacggtagcagtttcatcgcggagggtaaacggagagcaggggccgccatcgtagatggcaagcggacggtgtggacaagcagcctgccagaaggtacgtcagcccagaaggccgaactagtggctttgacgcaggcattacgcctggccgaaggaaaaaacatcaacatctacaccgacagcaggtatgcttttgccactgctcatattcatggggcaatatataaacagagggggttgctcacttctgcaggaaaagacattaaaaacaaggaagaaattttagccctgctagaggccattcacctccctaagcgggtcgccattatccactgccccggccaccagaggggaaatgaccctgtggccaccgggaaccggagggccgacgaggctgcaaaacaagccgccctgtcgactagagtgctggcagaaactacaaaacctcaagagctaatcgaacccacccaggttaaggccgagccaagagagctcacccctgaccgggggaaagaatttattcagcggttgcatcagttgacacacttaggaccagaaaagcttctccaattggtaaaccgcaccagcctcctcatcccgaacctccagtctgtagttcgcgaggtcaccagtcggtgtcaggcttgtgtcatgactaatgcggtcccaacctaccgagagatcggaaagagacaacgaggagatcgacccggcgtatactgggaggtagacttcacagaggtaaagcctggccggtatggaaacaggtatctgctggtattcatagacactttttccggatgggtagaagcttttcctaccaaaactgaaacggccctgaccgtctgcaaaaagatattagaggaaattctaccccgcttcgggatccctaaggtactcgggtcagacaatggcccagcctttgttgctcagataagtcagggactggccactcaactggggataaattggaagttacactgtgcgtatagaccccagagctcaggtcaggtagaaagaatgaacaggacaatcaaagagaccttaaccaaattagccttagagaccggtggaaaagactgggtggccctccttcccttagcgctgctcagagccaggaatacccctggccagtttggtctaactccttatgaaattctct